The region GATATTGTTAAGATAGTTTAGACTCTTTATCATTGGTGGCATGGAATTCGGAGAGTTCCTAACAGTTGATGCTACGATAATACTCATCCCCTCAGTATATATCTCCTCAGGATACATAACAAGCTTATCAACAATTACAACAAAAGAAGCCTTCTTAGCAAGAAAGGGATTAAGTCCTAGATCACCAACTCCTCTTGACAAAACAGGCCTAATGTAAGCAGACTTGATATCATTTTTCCTACAGGTCTCAATGATTATCTCCTTTATCTCATCCTTAGAGTAAGGAGGTTCAAGCATTATAGCCTTTGCTCCTTCAAACATTCTATCAATATGCTCATCTAATTTGAAAATCTTACCGTCGTAAGCTCTTATACCTTCAAAAACACCATCACCATACAAAAACCCCTTGTCAAAAACACTAATCTTTGCATTTTCTCTTTCATAAAATTCACCATTTATAAAAACAATATTTCCCATAATTCCCCCTAACTTTTTCGTAATTTTTACAGATATAGACTAACCAATTCAACTTTGATAGGTCATACACAATAAATTCCAAAATCTAATAAAAAGTTTTTCCTTTACCCTTCTTGCAGTCCCTGATGAGACTGTGTAAAATTATTCTCCGAACAGAGCCCAGAAGGTTAAAGTTGATAGAGTAAGCTGAAGCAACTGATACTTCTTAGACTGTGAAGTCTTGTATAAAGGTAAGCTTGCTATAGATTTTGGTTATCGTAAAAAATTTTATTGCTATGGACTTCAAAAGAAATGCAGTATTAGTCCTTAAGGATGGAACGGTATTTTTCGGAAGATTTGTTGGATACGAAGGAGAGACATGGGGAGAAGTTGTATTCAATACAGGTATGACTGGGTATCAGGAAATACTTACAGATCCTTCTTACTATAGGCAGATAGT is a window of Brevinematia bacterium DNA encoding:
- the ilvE gene encoding branched-chain-amino-acid transaminase is translated as MGNIVFINGEFYERENAKISVFDKGFLYGDGVFEGIRAYDGKIFKLDEHIDRMFEGAKAIMLEPPYSKDEIKEIIIETCRKNDIKSAYIRPVLSRGVGDLGLNPFLAKKASFVVIVDKLVMYPEEIYTEGMSIIVASTVRNSPNSMPPMIKSLNYLNNILAKIEAVNANVPEAVMLNEDGFVAECTGDNIFIVKNGVLITPPKEAGILVGITRNEVIKIAKANGIPFEERLFSKMDLYVAEEIFLTGTGAEVVPVTKVDKRTIGDGRPGKITKFILEEYRKLTRTEGTPIR